One genomic region from Salvia hispanica cultivar TCC Black 2014 chromosome 2, UniMelb_Shisp_WGS_1.0, whole genome shotgun sequence encodes:
- the LOC125205445 gene encoding probable CoA ligase CCL5 — MADSSNTDPRSGFCTSNSTFYSKRNPIPLPANPSLDVTTFISSRSHHGHVAFIDAATGRRLSFSDLWRAVDAVASSLSSDFGIRKGHVILLLTPNSIYFPIVCLAVMSLGAVITTTNPLNTAREIAKQISDSKPSLAFTIPQLLPKLADCSNLPIVLLGSGDPISGSNFKIISTIEDMMKREPSQIRVRERVDQDDAATLLYSSGTTGASKGVVSSHKNLIAMVQTVVNRFKLEEGKEIFICTVPMFHIYGLVAFATGLIASGSTVVILSKFEMDEMLIAIQKFSATYLPLVPPILVALVNHADGVKRKYDLSSLRAVLSGGAPLSKEVIEGFAEKYPGVAVLQGYGLTESTGIGASTDSEEESQRYGTAGLLSPSMEARIVEPESGKALPVNCTGELWLRGPSIMKGYFSNEEATASTLDSQGWLRTGDLCYIDEDGFIFVVDRLKELIKYKGYQVPPAELEALLLTHPEIDDAAVIPFPDKDAGQIPMAYVVRKKGSAVTESQVMDFITQQVAPYKRIRRVAFVASVPKNPSGKILRKDLIKLAVSKI, encoded by the exons ATGGCGGATTCATCAAACACTGATCCCCGCAGCGGATTCTGCACATCCAACTCCACCTTCTACAGCAAGCGCAACCCAATCCCTTTACCTGCCAACCCCTCCCTCGACGTCACCACCTTCATCTCCTCCCGCTCCCACCACGGCCACGTCGCCTTCATCGACGCCGCCACCGGCCGCCGCCTCTCCTTCTCCGATCTGTGGCGCGCCGTGGACGCCGTCGCCTCCTCCCTCTCCTCCGACTTCGGCATCCGCAAGGGCCACGTCATCCTCCTCCTCACCCCCAACTCCATCTACTTCCCCATCGTCTGCCTCGCCGTCATGTCCCTCGGCGCCGTCATCACCACCACCAATCCCCTCAACACCGCCCGCGAGATCGCCAAACAGATCTCCGATTCCAAACCCTCGCTCGCCTTCACCATCCCTCAGCTCCTCCCCAAACTCGCCGATTGCAGTAATCTCCCAATCGTCCTCTTAGGCTCCGGAGATCCGATTTCTGGatccaatttcaaaattatttcaacGATTGAGGATATGATGAAGCGAGAACCGAGTCAGATCCGAGTCAGGGAGCGAGTCGACCAGGACGACGCGGCGACGCTGCTCTACTCCTCCGGAACGACCGGCGCGAGCAAAGGCGTGGTCTCCTCTCATAAAAACCTAATCGCGATGGTGCAGACGGTGGTGAATCGGTTCAAATTGGAGGAAGGGAAGGAGATCTTCATCTGCACGGTGCCGATGTTTCACATCTACGGATTAGTAGCATTCGCCACCGGTCTAATCGCATCCGGATCTACGGTGGTGATCCTCTCCAAATTCGAGATGGATGAGATGCTGATAGCGATCCAGAAATTCTCGGCGACGTATCTCCCGCTGGTGCCGCCGATCCTCGTGGCGCTGGTGAACCACGCCGACGGCGTGAAGCGGAAGTACGATCTGAGCAGCCTCCGCGCGGTGCTCTCGGGCGGCGCGCCGCTGAGTAAGGAGGTAATTGAGGGTTTCGCGGAGAAGTACCCTGGCGTAGCGGTGCTGCAGGGGTACGGACTGACGGAATCGACGGGGATCGGAGCGTCGACGGACTCGGAGGAGGAGAGCCAGAGATACGGAACGGCGGGGTTGCTGTCGCCGAGCATGGAGGCGAGGATTGTGGAGCCGGAGAGTGGGAAGGCATTGCCGGTTAATTGCACCGGCGAGCTTTGGCTCAGGGGTCCCTCTATTATGAAAG GTTACTTCAGCAACGAAGAGGCGACAGCTTCTACTCTAGATTCACAAGGGTGGTTGAGAACCGGAGATCTTTGCTACATTGATGAAGATGGCTTCATTTTTGTTGTAGACAGATTAAAGGAGCTCATCAAGTACAAGGGCTATCAG GTTCCTCCTGCAGAACTGGAGGCTTTGCTGCTCACTCATCCAGAAATAGATGATGCTGCTGTGATACC GTTCCCAGATAAGGATGCCGGACAAATTCCAATGGCGTATGTGGTGAGGAAAAAGGGAAGCGCGGTGACAGAGAGCCAAGTGATGGATTTCATTACTCAACAG GTGGCTCCATATAAGAGAATTCGAAGAGTGGCGTTCGTGGCTTCTGTCCCGAAGAATCCCTCGGGCAAGATACTCAGAAAGGATCTAATCAAGCTTGCTGTCTCTAAAATATAA
- the LOC125203470 gene encoding uncharacterized protein LOC125203470, giving the protein MAISQTHFRSISLPSRLDDSKSLESEFEKLKCGSGSSESLQSGLVALAQLYNSFEEFSQKSSGIDDRKSVEESLSRSVDLLDACSAIREVLQMMRENVRALQSAMRRKGTYSDSAVQNDVAAYFSLRKKMQKTVAKTLKTLRKSEIVTGSKSKSNNHSINADGEFSFVFEQLAGITSANLRSVLAFVSYAAERSLVSRLVAGKSRGGVNLNEIEDLDLGLRGKMRSDVAKKLQIVDEIIGELEGGLERLFKQLIQTRVTLLNILTHQL; this is encoded by the coding sequence atggCGATTTCACAAACACATTTCAGATCAATCAGTCTTCCTTCAAGATTAGATGACTCGAAGAGTCTGGAATCGGagtttgagaaattgaaatgcGGATCTGGTAGCTCGGAATCGCTTCAATCCGGTCTCGTGGCGCTTGCGCAGCTCTACAATTCATTCGAGGAATTCAGCCAGAAATCATCAGGAATTGATGATCGGAAATCGGTGGAGGAATCTCTGTCGCGATCGGTGGATCTGCTCGACGCGTGCAGCGCCATCAGAGAGGTGCTTCAGATGATGAGAGAGAACGTCCGCGCGCTTCAATCAGCGATGCGGCGGAAGGGAACATATTCCGATTCCGCGGTGCAAAACGACGTCGCGGCGTACTTCTCCTTGAGGAAGAAGATGCAGAAAACCGTCGCGAAAACCCTAAAAACCCTGAGGAAATCGGAGATTGTGACCGGATCGAAATCGAAATCGAATAATCACTCAATTAACGCGGACGGCGAATTCAGCTTCGTCTTTGAACAACTAGCCGGAATCACGAGCGCGAATTTGAGAAGCGTGCTGGCGTTCGTGTCGTACGCGGCGGAGAGGTCGCTGGTTTCGAGGCTGGTGGCGGGAAAATCGAGAGGCGGTGTGAATCTGAATGAGATTGAGGATTTGGATTTGGGGCTTCGAGGGAAAATGAGGAGTGATGTGGCGAAGAAATTGCAAATTGTGGATGAAATTATTGGAGAATTGGAAGGGGGATTGGAGAGATTGTTCAAGCAATTGATTCAAACTAGGGTTACATTGTTGAACATTCTTACCCATCAATTATGA